A stretch of DNA from Prochlorococcus marinus str. SB:
AGAACTTCCAACACAAATAACCCAATCTCCTGGTTTACAGCCAACAGCATCTACAGCAACTTTTTTTGACGAACCATCCAATACAACCTGAAGATGTTTGTGTTCAAAACCAGGGATCCTATTAGTTGATACAAGTGGTTTTACAACCTT
This window harbors:
- a CDS encoding carboxysome peptide A, with protein sequence MLICKVVKPLVSTNRIPGFEHKHLQVVLDGSSKKVAVDAVGCKPGDWVICVGSSAAREAAGSKSYPSDLTIVGIIDHWDPDNPKI